The Candidatus Saccharimonadales bacterium genome segment GATGGCAATGGGTGTCCGGCCGGCCACTTTGCCATCGATCATGATGCTGGCTCCGGGTTTGGCATCGATGGTTAGTTTGGTGCCATAAACCCTGGTAGTGGCATGATCTTCGTGGACCATTTGGCCGCGGAAGCGAGCAACAAGATAGGAGCTGAGTTGGCGAGGGCTGGGTTTTTCGGCAATATTTACAACCATGCGGTTTTCGAGCAAAGGGTTTTGAAACTTCTGATTGGAAACAATCAAGCTAAAGACGGTGCAGTCGATTTCTAGATTGTCCAGCTCCAGGTGGCACTCTAGTGTCGGATGGCTTCTGGCTTGGCCCCAACTTTTGGATAAATGCTTCAGCCTCGAAGACAGGCGACTATCGGGCGAATCAACGGTTTTATCCAGCTCAGTTTCAAATCCCAAACTTAAGCTTGAAAGGAAGTAATTTTTGCCGGCAGCCATCAGGTTATAAGTCGAAATTCGACGAGAAGCTAGAACGGTGCAAGCCTGCTGCCAGCTATTAATGCCGAAATGTTTGGCTAAGGTATTACTGGTGCCCAGCGGAATGATGCCGACAGCCACACTTTCTTGAGTAATTCCGTTGATAATTTCGTTGACGGTCCCATCACCACCGACAGCCACGATAGTGGTATAACCCTTCTCGATGGCGG includes the following:
- a CDS encoding diacylglycerol kinase family protein, translated to MYYYIINPAAGKSSINSLQQKLRERLGALGIGGEFAKTTGPGDATKMASAAIEKGYTTIVAVGGDGTVNEIINGITQESVAVGIIPLGTSNTLAKHFGINSWQQACTVLASRRISTYNLMAAGKNYFLSSLSLGFETELDKTVDSPDSRLSSRLKHLSKSWGQARSHPTLECHLELDNLEIDCTVFSLIVSNQKFQNPLLENRMVVNIAEKPSPRQLSSYLVARFRGQMVHEDHATTRVYGTKLTIDAKPGASIMIDGKVAGRTPIAI